From the genome of Armatimonadota bacterium, one region includes:
- a CDS encoding arginine repressor, with the protein MRKRDRLLLEIVARHPIRTQSGLVKALRRAGVKITQATVSRDIRRLGLIKVPTGVGGYRYQAPAPARPPAGEAEARLRRAFADYLVNVEEGSGLVLVKTTFGSAGAVAEAIDVAAWPEVAGTVAGDNTILVVPRRPGRRAALLRKLRALT; encoded by the coding sequence ATGCGGAAGAGGGATCGCCTCCTGCTCGAGATCGTCGCCCGCCACCCTATCAGAACCCAGTCGGGTCTGGTGAAGGCGCTGCGTCGTGCCGGCGTCAAGATAACGCAGGCCACGGTTTCACGGGACATTCGGCGCCTCGGCCTGATCAAGGTCCCGACCGGCGTCGGTGGCTACCGGTACCAGGCCCCTGCGCCGGCGCGCCCGCCTGCGGGTGAAGCCGAGGCCAGGCTGCGCCGCGCCTTCGCGGACTATCTGGTGAACGTGGAGGAGGGCAGCGGCCTCGTGCTGGTCAAGACCACGTTCGGCAGCGCCGGCGCGGTGGCAGAGGCCATTGATGTTGCCGCCTGGCCCGAGGTGGCCGGGACCGTGGCCGGCGACAATACCATCCTGGTAGTACCGCGCCGACCAGGTCGGCGCGCCGCCCTCCTGCGCAAGCTCCGCGCGCTCACCTGA
- the argH gene encoding argininosuccinate lyase, whose product MSRPTEPDTPYLMWGGRFREPPDPRIAPLLTSLPVDRHLLVWDLMAGLAHLTSLAEAGVVTPQAAADLARALRQMLEEAEAGTLVPGDEFEDVHSFIEATLTARIGHAAGWLPTGRSRNDQVVTAMRLDLKDRITCLVEAVTALQEALLERVREAEDVLVPGYTHLQRAQPVVLAHHLLAYFWMLGRDAGRLRDAHRRLDASPLGSGAIAGTGYPVDRGRQAELMGFSGISENSVDATGDRDFVFETVAAVTGLLVHLSRWAEELVLWATREFGFIDLPDALATGSSLMPQKKNPDLLELVRAQAGVVLGPLVTLAAVQKGVAFGYSRDLQEDKAPVLTAFRSAGMAVAAMTLVVEGMVIRPERMREALRGGHLTATEVADYLVRRRVPFREAHRLAGQVVCAAEAAGRELWELPLEDYRRISPEFQGDVLDAATPEGAVASKDVPGGTAPARVAGAMESARAALEAQRAWLNQVRAAQQAATARLLSAAPE is encoded by the coding sequence GTGAGCAGACCGACTGAGCCGGACACCCCTTACCTGATGTGGGGAGGGCGGTTCAGAGAACCCCCGGACCCCCGCATCGCTCCGCTCCTCACCTCGCTTCCGGTGGACCGTCACCTGCTGGTGTGGGATCTGATGGCCGGCCTGGCGCACCTGACCTCCCTGGCCGAGGCCGGAGTGGTCACGCCGCAGGCAGCCGCGGACCTGGCGCGGGCGCTCCGCCAGATGCTGGAGGAGGCCGAGGCCGGCACTCTGGTTCCCGGGGACGAGTTCGAGGATGTGCACTCGTTCATCGAGGCCACCCTTACGGCCAGGATTGGCCATGCAGCGGGCTGGCTGCCCACGGGCCGAAGCCGCAACGACCAGGTCGTAACCGCCATGCGCCTCGATCTCAAGGATCGGATCACCTGCCTGGTCGAGGCGGTGACTGCGCTTCAGGAGGCACTCCTGGAGCGCGTCCGCGAGGCAGAAGACGTGCTGGTTCCGGGCTACACGCACCTCCAGCGCGCCCAGCCCGTTGTGCTGGCCCACCACCTGCTGGCCTACTTCTGGATGCTGGGCCGGGATGCAGGTCGCCTGCGGGACGCCCACCGACGCCTCGATGCCTCGCCCCTGGGGTCCGGGGCGATCGCCGGCACCGGCTACCCGGTGGATCGTGGGCGACAGGCCGAACTCATGGGGTTTTCCGGAATCAGCGAGAACAGCGTTGATGCCACCGGCGACCGGGACTTCGTGTTCGAGACAGTGGCGGCGGTGACCGGGCTGCTGGTTCACCTGTCGCGCTGGGCCGAGGAGCTGGTGCTGTGGGCCACCCGGGAGTTTGGGTTTATTGATCTGCCCGATGCCCTTGCCACCGGCAGCAGCCTGATGCCCCAGAAGAAGAACCCCGATCTCTTGGAGCTCGTACGGGCCCAGGCCGGTGTGGTCCTGGGCCCATTGGTTACGCTGGCCGCGGTGCAGAAGGGTGTGGCGTTTGGCTACAGCCGTGACCTCCAGGAGGACAAGGCGCCTGTGCTCACCGCCTTTCGATCAGCCGGGATGGCTGTCGCTGCCATGACCCTGGTTGTAGAGGGGATGGTGATCCGTCCGGAACGGATGAGGGAGGCCCTGCGGGGCGGGCACCTCACGGCGACTGAGGTCGCGGATTACCTGGTGCGGCGCCGGGTTCCGTTCCGCGAGGCGCACCGCCTTGCCGGTCAGGTGGTGTGCGCGGCCGAGGCCGCAGGCCGCGAGCTGTGGGAGTTGCCACTGGAAGACTACCGCCGGATCTCCCCGGAGTTCCAGGGCGATGTGCTGGACGCTGCTACCCCCGAGGGCGCAGTTGCCTCCAAGGACGTGCCAGGTGGCACGGCGCCCGCAAGGGTCGCGGGGGCAATGGAGTCCGCTCGCGCCGCGCTGGAGGCGCAGCGTGCCTGGCTCAATCAGGTTCGGGCTGCTCAACAGGCAGCCACCGCCCGCCTGTTGAGCGCCGCCCCAGAATAG
- a CDS encoding argininosuccinate synthase: MRKVALSYSGGLDTSIAIPWLRETYGCDVMAVIADVGQGEDLDAVRAKALASGASSAHVVDVRQAFVTDHILPMVQAGAVYEGRYLLGTALARPLIAKAQVEVALAEGADALAHGCTGKGNDQVRFELAYQALAPHLRVIAPWREWQIRSRDQAIEYAAAHGVPVTTTQAKPYSVDRNLWHCSSEGGILEDIWAEPPHDLYQYTADPRTAPDAPEYVEIEIETGRPVGLDGVRLDPLTLIERLNALAGRHGIGRVDIVENRLVGMKVRCVYETPGGTVLVAAHHDLEAITVERDCAHHKIQIAQRYAELIYYGQWFSPLRQAFDAFVASTQRTVTGTVRLRLFKGSVLPVGRKSPYSLYDVELATFGEDRVYDQRQAGGFITLWGLPIRVFAQANPHLAQGRREQTD, encoded by the coding sequence ATCAGGAAGGTGGCGCTGTCGTATTCAGGAGGGCTGGACACCTCTATTGCCATCCCATGGCTGCGGGAGACGTACGGTTGCGATGTCATGGCGGTAATCGCCGACGTTGGTCAGGGCGAGGACCTCGATGCTGTCCGAGCCAAGGCGCTGGCCAGCGGCGCGTCGTCCGCGCACGTGGTGGATGTGCGGCAGGCCTTCGTAACCGACCACATCCTCCCCATGGTCCAGGCGGGCGCGGTTTACGAGGGACGGTACCTGCTGGGCACCGCGCTGGCGCGGCCGCTGATCGCGAAGGCGCAGGTCGAGGTCGCGCTCGCGGAAGGCGCCGACGCCCTGGCCCACGGTTGCACGGGCAAGGGCAACGACCAGGTTCGTTTCGAGCTGGCCTACCAGGCGCTCGCCCCGCACCTGCGCGTGATAGCGCCCTGGCGGGAGTGGCAGATCCGTTCGCGCGACCAAGCGATCGAGTACGCCGCGGCCCACGGCGTGCCGGTAACGACCACTCAGGCCAAACCCTACAGCGTGGACCGCAACCTCTGGCACTGCAGCAGCGAGGGAGGAATACTGGAGGACATCTGGGCCGAACCGCCGCACGACCTCTACCAGTACACCGCGGATCCCCGCACCGCGCCCGACGCGCCCGAATACGTGGAGATTGAGATCGAGACCGGCAGGCCCGTGGGCCTGGACGGCGTGCGGCTCGACCCCCTGACCCTCATCGAGCGCCTGAACGCGCTCGCCGGGAGGCACGGCATCGGCCGCGTGGACATCGTGGAGAACCGGCTGGTGGGCATGAAGGTACGGTGCGTCTACGAGACGCCCGGGGGCACGGTGCTCGTGGCCGCCCACCACGATCTCGAGGCGATCACCGTTGAGCGCGACTGCGCCCACCACAAGATCCAGATCGCCCAGCGTTATGCCGAGCTGATCTACTACGGCCAATGGTTCTCTCCACTGCGGCAGGCCTTTGATGCTTTCGTCGCCTCGACCCAGAGGACCGTCACCGGAACTGTGCGCCTGCGCCTGTTCAAGGGCAGCGTCTTGCCCGTGGGCCGTAAGTCCCCATACTCACTCTACGACGTCGAACTGGCGACATTCGGCGAGGACAGAGTCTACGATCAACGCCAGGCCGGGGGCTTCATCACGCTGTGGGGGCTGCCGATCAGGGTCTTTGCCCAGGCCAACCCGCACCTCGCGCAGGGCCGCCGTGAGCAGACCGACTGA
- a CDS encoding acetylornithine transaminase has translation MTTEQAIALTQQYLMTTYRRAPVAFSHGEGVWLVDLEGRRYLDFIGGIAVSALGHGHPALVAAIQAQAARMLHVSNLYHIAEQAMLAQWLVEHSACDRAFFCNSGAEANEAAIKLSRRWGKRDGANRYEIIVAHQSFHGRTMATLAATMQPKYQEAFNPLPPGFVPVPFNDLEAARAAVNERTCAVLLEPIQGESGIQPATPEYLTGVRRLCDERGLLLMLDEVQTGIARTGTLFAYEQYGIVPDVLTLAKGLGGGFPIGAMLARESACGFSPGDHGSTFGGNPLACAAALAVLEVVARERLAEGAAAMGAVLAAGLQVLVDGGLAKAVRGRGLLLALELNGEAAPVVDACRRAGLLVNAVAPTALRFAPPLVVQQPEIEQALVILGRVLEASQAPVATAAPVQ, from the coding sequence ATGACCACGGAGCAGGCGATCGCCTTGACGCAGCAGTACCTCATGACGACCTACCGACGCGCCCCGGTGGCCTTCTCCCACGGTGAGGGCGTCTGGCTGGTGGACCTCGAGGGCAGGCGCTACCTGGACTTCATTGGCGGGATCGCGGTCAGCGCGTTGGGTCATGGTCATCCGGCCCTGGTAGCGGCGATTCAGGCCCAGGCCGCGAGGATGCTGCACGTGTCGAACCTCTACCACATTGCCGAGCAGGCGATGCTGGCGCAGTGGCTCGTGGAGCACTCGGCCTGCGACCGGGCCTTCTTCTGCAACAGCGGGGCCGAGGCAAACGAGGCGGCGATCAAGCTGTCGCGGAGGTGGGGAAAGCGCGACGGCGCGAACCGCTATGAGATCATCGTCGCCCATCAGTCTTTCCACGGCCGCACCATGGCCACGCTGGCGGCCACGATGCAGCCCAAGTATCAGGAGGCCTTCAACCCGCTCCCGCCGGGATTCGTGCCCGTGCCGTTCAACGACCTGGAGGCGGCCCGGGCGGCCGTCAACGAGCGCACGTGCGCGGTACTGCTCGAGCCGATCCAGGGCGAGAGCGGTATCCAGCCCGCAACCCCCGAGTACCTGACCGGCGTGCGCCGGCTGTGCGACGAGCGTGGGCTGCTGCTTATGCTCGACGAGGTGCAGACAGGGATAGCCCGTACGGGAACACTCTTCGCCTATGAGCAGTACGGCATCGTCCCCGATGTCCTCACCCTGGCCAAGGGACTGGGAGGCGGGTTTCCCATCGGTGCGATGCTGGCCAGGGAGTCCGCGTGCGGGTTCTCTCCGGGTGATCACGGCAGCACGTTCGGCGGAAACCCGCTTGCGTGCGCCGCTGCCCTGGCGGTCCTCGAGGTCGTCGCGCGTGAGCGCCTGGCCGAGGGCGCCGCCGCCATGGGTGCGGTCCTCGCGGCCGGGCTTCAGGTACTGGTGGATGGAGGCCTGGCAAAGGCCGTGCGCGGACGGGGGCTCCTGCTGGCGCTGGAGCTCAACGGCGAGGCCGCGCCGGTGGTGGACGCGTGCCGGCGCGCCGGCCTGCTTGTCAACGCGGTGGCGCCCACGGCGCTGCGGTTCGCCCCGCCGCTCGTGGTGCAACAACCAGAGATAGAACAGGCGCTGGTGATACTGGGCCGCGTGCTGGAGGCATCCCAGGCGCCTGTCGCTACCGCCGCACCGGTCCAGTAG
- the argB gene encoding acetylglutamate kinase, translating into MPVADPAAEGKMLASGLRYAAAWRGKTVVVKYGGSVLNAGEAGTVIEDLVLLKGAGVNPVLVHGGGPEITRLLDRLGKETRFVQGLRVTDAETMEVVEMVLAGRANKALVTMISSAGGSAVGLSGKDAGLLQARRLQAPEGLGLVGEVVGVQGAIIHTISDAGHIPVVASVGVGEGGESLNLNADHAAGALAAALGASKLVILTDVPGVMRTGPGEPEMLSTLTAGEVRQLMADGTVSRGMIPKVEACLDALDHGVPSAHIIGTSAPHALLIELFTEDGIGTMITTQAG; encoded by the coding sequence ATGCCAGTTGCCGACCCGGCCGCAGAGGGGAAGATGCTCGCGTCAGGGCTGCGCTACGCCGCTGCCTGGCGCGGCAAGACCGTGGTCGTGAAGTACGGGGGCAGCGTGCTGAACGCCGGCGAAGCCGGCACGGTCATCGAGGACCTGGTGCTCCTCAAGGGCGCCGGCGTCAACCCGGTGCTCGTGCACGGCGGCGGGCCTGAGATCACGCGCTTGCTCGACCGCCTGGGAAAGGAAACGCGGTTCGTCCAGGGGCTGCGTGTCACCGACGCCGAGACCATGGAGGTCGTCGAGATGGTCCTGGCCGGACGCGCCAACAAGGCATTGGTAACGATGATCTCCAGCGCCGGCGGCAGCGCTGTCGGGCTGTCCGGAAAGGATGCCGGATTGCTGCAGGCGCGCCGGCTCCAGGCGCCGGAGGGTCTCGGCCTCGTTGGTGAGGTGGTCGGGGTTCAAGGCGCGATCATTCATACCATCAGCGACGCCGGGCACATCCCGGTGGTTGCCTCGGTAGGGGTCGGCGAGGGTGGGGAGAGCCTCAACTTAAACGCGGACCACGCGGCCGGTGCGCTGGCAGCGGCGCTGGGCGCGAGCAAGCTGGTCATCCTGACCGATGTGCCCGGCGTAATGCGCACCGGTCCTGGCGAGCCGGAGATGCTCTCCACGCTGACCGCGGGCGAGGTCCGGCAGTTGATGGCCGACGGCACTGTCTCGCGCGGCATGATCCCAAAGGTGGAGGCCTGTCTGGACGCGCTGGACCACGGGGTGCCCAGCGCCCACATCATCGGGACCAGCGCACCCCACGCTCTCTTGATAGAGCTGTTCACCGAAGATGGAATCGGCACGATGATCACGACGCAGGCAGGGTGA
- the argJ gene encoding bifunctional glutamate N-acetyltransferase/amino-acid acetyltransferase ArgJ, producing MKADKAVTPIDGTVTSPRGYRASGIHCGLKPSQPDLALVVSDLPATAAGTFTTNRMRSAPVILSESRLASGRAQGVLVNSGNSNACTGERGAVDARAMAAAAAAALSIPEDLVVVASTGVIGRPLPVERITAGIPALVAALGSDGMAAARAIMTTDAFPKTAAVQVDLGDGVVMIGGIAKGAGMIHPNMATMIAILTTDAPVEAPALRAALRNAVGRSFNCISVDGDTSTSDSVFLLANGASGVARVDEGGPRHEAFLDGLTEVAGRLARLIVKDGEGTTRVVEVVVRGATSDADARLAAGAVMTSPLVKTAFHGAELNWGRISAALGRSGAEVAPDRLAIAMGDVWVVRGGVGIPEAYPSAGVVVKAPEVRVTIDLGLGQGTFTGWTCDLSETYVKINSGYLS from the coding sequence ATGAAGGCAGACAAGGCAGTGACCCCGATTGATGGAACCGTGACGAGCCCTCGTGGGTATCGGGCGTCAGGGATCCACTGCGGGCTGAAGCCCAGCCAGCCCGACCTGGCGCTGGTGGTCTCGGACCTCCCCGCGACCGCGGCCGGGACGTTCACCACGAACAGGATGCGGTCGGCGCCGGTTATCCTCAGCGAGTCGAGACTCGCGTCAGGCCGCGCGCAGGGGGTGCTCGTGAACAGCGGCAACTCCAACGCCTGCACCGGCGAGCGGGGCGCGGTTGACGCGCGGGCCATGGCCGCTGCCGCGGCCGCAGCCCTGAGTATACCCGAGGACCTTGTGGTGGTTGCCAGCACCGGGGTCATCGGCCGCCCGCTACCGGTCGAGCGCATCACAGCCGGCATACCGGCACTGGTGGCAGCGTTGGGCTCCGACGGCATGGCGGCGGCCCGTGCGATCATGACCACCGACGCGTTCCCCAAGACCGCGGCCGTTCAGGTTGATCTGGGCGACGGCGTGGTGATGATCGGCGGCATCGCAAAGGGCGCGGGGATGATCCATCCCAACATGGCGACGATGATCGCCATCTTGACCACCGACGCCCCGGTCGAGGCGCCCGCATTGCGGGCCGCTCTACGGAACGCCGTGGGCCGCTCCTTCAACTGCATCAGCGTGGACGGCGATACCAGCACGAGCGACAGCGTCTTCCTGCTTGCCAACGGTGCCTCGGGCGTGGCTCGGGTGGATGAGGGCGGCCCGCGCCACGAGGCGTTCCTGGATGGGCTCACCGAGGTGGCCGGCCGGCTCGCCAGGCTGATCGTCAAAGACGGCGAGGGGACGACAAGGGTGGTGGAGGTGGTCGTGCGGGGCGCGACTTCAGACGCCGACGCCCGCCTGGCTGCCGGTGCCGTGATGACGTCGCCTCTGGTCAAGACCGCGTTCCACGGCGCGGAGCTCAATTGGGGTCGGATCTCCGCGGCGCTGGGCCGCAGCGGCGCAGAGGTCGCGCCCGACCGTCTGGCCATAGCCATGGGCGATGTCTGGGTGGTGCGCGGGGGCGTTGGGATTCCGGAGGCCTATCCATCGGCCGGGGTTGTGGTGAAGGCGCCCGAGGTCCGCGTGACGATTGACCTGGGTCTGGGACAGGGCACCTTCACGGGCTGGACCTGCGATCTGTCGGAGACCTACGTGAAGATCAACAGCGGTTACCTATCGTGA